One Novipirellula caenicola genomic window carries:
- a CDS encoding glycosyltransferase family 2 protein: MNLVELEGQRWSFPSKTRSPHCFAIAMLDTPVAFIVFNRPVQTRQSFQAIQMARPKDLFIISDGPRDDRDGEAELVAQSRQIAEQVDWPCEVTRIYSDHNLGCAKRVSSGITAVFQQVEQAIILEDDCVPNQTFFRFCNELLDRYQDDTRVMAISGDNFQRGPLDPADSYYFSKYLHCWGWATWRRAWQHYAGTLEAWPEFRDRGGLQTVCHSLSERDYWTRTFNRVHEGKIDTWDFTWLLACWMNHGLTALPTKNLVSNIGFGEDATHTSHSSPFENLPTYEFKTLEHPKYVSRSVEKDLATDRMMFSRGKLRFRHVIQFARQYVTSDRHAA, from the coding sequence ATGAACCTAGTGGAATTGGAGGGACAACGATGGTCGTTCCCATCTAAAACTCGTTCGCCTCACTGTTTCGCAATCGCCATGCTCGACACACCGGTCGCCTTTATCGTATTCAATCGTCCTGTGCAGACACGGCAGTCGTTTCAAGCGATCCAAATGGCTCGTCCAAAGGACTTGTTCATCATCAGTGATGGTCCCCGAGACGATCGGGATGGCGAAGCCGAATTGGTCGCACAATCACGGCAGATTGCCGAACAGGTTGATTGGCCGTGCGAGGTCACACGGATCTATTCGGATCACAATTTGGGCTGCGCCAAGCGGGTTAGCAGCGGCATCACGGCGGTGTTTCAGCAGGTCGAACAGGCGATCATTTTGGAAGACGATTGCGTCCCCAACCAAACGTTTTTCCGCTTCTGCAACGAACTACTCGATCGCTATCAAGATGACACCCGCGTGATGGCGATCAGCGGCGATAATTTCCAGCGAGGGCCACTTGACCCAGCGGATTCCTATTACTTCTCGAAATATTTGCACTGCTGGGGTTGGGCGACGTGGCGCCGCGCTTGGCAACATTACGCAGGCACGCTCGAGGCATGGCCCGAGTTTCGTGACCGCGGTGGTCTGCAGACCGTTTGTCACTCGTTGAGCGAACGAGATTATTGGACGCGAACGTTCAACCGCGTGCACGAAGGAAAAATCGACACCTGGGATTTCACTTGGTTGTTGGCGTGTTGGATGAACCACGGTTTGACCGCACTGCCGACCAAGAACTTGGTGTCCAATATTGGATTCGGCGAAGACGCGACTCACACTTCGCACTCAAGTCCGTTTGAGAATTTGCCCACTTACGAATTTAAGACGCTCGAGCATCCGAAATACGTCAGCCGTTCGGTCGAAAAAGATCTGGCGACCGATCGGATGATGTTCAGTCGCGGCAAGCTGCGGTTCCGCCACGTGATCCAGTTTGCTCGGCAGTACGTAACCTCGGATCGTCACGCCGCTTGA
- a CDS encoding lectin-like domain-containing protein — MLPPLRRRKLPATRCRAQRRDRLTWTLAALEPRVLLAGDAGAAVGTAVDFVEVGPPAGNAAASPADLAATNVAGKGHVTGNDARQSVVSRCIVFVDSDVADANLFADATSPDAEVVLLSANQDAISQITETLARRHHVASIHIVSHGAAGQLQLGGEILDAAAVHARADQLAKWSFSLTPDADILLYGCEVGAGRGGDALMRSIAALTGADVAASIDTSGARTQGANWTLEKTIGQIESGLAFQANVLARYKHTLPVNTSLVNLNSFSSADSINLNGGASISGDGKLQLTSSAMYQAGSGFFATPVTLSENTSFQTSFSFEINGGSGAGGADGLAFVLQNSPQGADAVGGNAGWLGYGGIGRSVVIELDTWKNSWDQFSDEIAVTLNGDFKTQIAASQSPINLNSGSVGYAWIDYDGATNTLSVFVSDSNSKPNTASLVTNVDLQSQLGDRFFAGFTASNYNLPNAHKIGSWSMEIQDDYGIGGVTTYAVGQSQISVGESAGTTQFQIVRTGDISQAGSVRYQSSNLSATAGSDYTAVSGIANFAANQSVVQVQLTILDDDETESAESFRLSLSDPDAGVLGTRQTTTVTIYDDEQAVPSFASFASGDPVKLNGGASITGGALQVTSDSPYQVGSAFFNSPINVTENTSFRTSFAFQINGGAGASGADGFAFVLQNSPSGSSALGGGAGWLGYGGISRSVAIEFDTWRNGWDQFNDEIAVTLNGDFQNQRAAVVAPTNLNSGSVKYAWVDYDGTTNELTVYVSDTNQRPTSPSLTTQIDLRAVVGSQFYAGFTASNYNVPNAHRIVSWAMDVDEQAIDPPSPTFVLNSNRVSVGEKDGQVVLQVRRTGDLSQVASVRYETTNQTAIAGSDYTAKSGTLSFGVNQSVAEIVIDILDDAEAESLESFTVSLSNPSGAVLGSIQSAVVNILDDEQSLPNFASFDADNLITRNGSASVTGGRLQITSAAPYQAGSAFYNDAIELTSNTSFQTNFSFAINGGSGSSGADGFALVLQNSPQGLRALGGNGGWLGYGGIAKSVAIEFDTWKNSWDAFSDEVSVNLNGDFQNSIGAAASPINLNSGSVGYAWVDYDGTTNTLRVYLSENNQKPTTPTLVRNIDLAATLGNQFYVGFTASNYNLPNAHQILSWSLNLDVPDDPSNSGPGTFGLQSSQITVNESAGEAIVGVVRTGNASSAASINYQTYDKTGAQAATASADYLQTSGVLRFEAGQRYAEIRIPLLNDDLEEGLEAFVLTIDNPVNAELGVPRTATISILDDEQQLPSYVDFSSSEFINLNGNASLSGGYLQLTSNAAYQAGSAFYSNSIDVTSTSSFQTSFSFQMDQGWGSGGADGIAFVMQNSAAGSDAIGYGSYGLGYGGLANSVAIELDTWKNGFDKFGDEIAIVVNGNVQNALAQAPAPINLNSGGVYYAWIDYNGDSNVLAVYVSDTPEKPGLANVRATIALDQIVGNQMYVGFSAADYDRPNRHRIASWWMNSQTPVADPGVLPTGEIQTKIVHSGLNQPTAIDWSDDGRNLYVSEKAGVVKVYRDAQRVSDPIIDISRIVNNVSDRGLLDVAVHPDLENNPYMYLLYTYDPPEVWNHVGNGLAGPDGTGNRVGQLMRITLDETTNFTTMVAGSETILLGNASTWDNFNAFTNSVTNMAEPPAGQNADGSYIQDFINSDSTTHSIASLEFAPDGSLFVSIGDGASYNQMDPRAVRVQDIDSLSGKVLRIDPVTGQGLSDNPFFNGDADANRSKVYQLGLRNPFRIAVDDATGRLFIGDVGWTTWEEINTGDPGTNFGWPYYEGGQGYNIVTPGGYLGLPAGQQFLANGGEATPSIIALSHAGDGINAIVMGDVIRGGDLGLLYEGDIIFNDLGQGIVRRASVDADGNVTDVSVFTTGAQYVVDMRQGIDGEMYFVDLLDGQIGRWEVV, encoded by the coding sequence ATGCTTCCCCCGCTGCGACGTCGTAAATTGCCCGCCACCCGTTGCCGGGCTCAGCGTCGCGATCGTTTGACTTGGACGTTGGCTGCTTTAGAGCCACGGGTGTTGCTCGCAGGCGACGCGGGTGCCGCCGTCGGCACCGCGGTTGATTTTGTCGAGGTCGGACCGCCGGCGGGTAACGCTGCGGCATCACCGGCTGACTTGGCCGCGACGAACGTCGCCGGAAAAGGGCACGTCACTGGCAACGATGCGAGGCAATCGGTCGTGTCACGCTGCATCGTGTTTGTCGATTCGGACGTCGCGGACGCCAATCTATTTGCCGACGCCACGTCGCCGGATGCCGAAGTCGTGCTGTTGTCGGCCAATCAAGACGCGATCTCACAGATCACCGAGACGCTTGCCCGCCGACATCACGTGGCGTCGATTCATATTGTCAGCCACGGAGCCGCCGGACAATTACAACTCGGGGGTGAAATCCTGGACGCCGCGGCGGTTCACGCGCGGGCGGATCAATTGGCCAAGTGGTCGTTTTCGCTCACACCCGATGCGGACATCCTGTTGTACGGATGTGAAGTAGGGGCGGGCCGTGGCGGCGACGCGTTGATGCGAAGCATCGCTGCATTGACCGGCGCCGATGTTGCCGCGTCGATCGACACCAGCGGGGCAAGAACGCAAGGAGCAAATTGGACGCTCGAAAAAACGATCGGCCAAATCGAATCGGGACTCGCGTTTCAAGCCAACGTGCTGGCACGCTACAAACACACGCTGCCGGTCAATACGTCGTTGGTGAATCTGAACAGTTTCTCGTCGGCTGATTCCATAAACCTCAATGGCGGGGCTTCGATCAGCGGCGACGGCAAGTTGCAGCTCACCTCGTCGGCGATGTACCAAGCAGGATCGGGATTCTTCGCAACCCCGGTCACTCTTAGCGAGAACACGTCGTTTCAAACCAGCTTTTCGTTCGAAATCAACGGGGGATCGGGCGCAGGTGGTGCCGACGGACTTGCGTTTGTCCTACAGAACTCGCCTCAAGGAGCTGACGCCGTCGGCGGAAACGCGGGTTGGTTGGGGTATGGAGGCATCGGACGCAGCGTCGTGATCGAACTTGATACCTGGAAAAACAGCTGGGATCAATTCAGCGACGAAATTGCGGTCACCCTTAATGGTGACTTCAAAACGCAAATCGCCGCGTCGCAGTCGCCGATCAACCTCAATTCCGGTTCGGTGGGCTACGCGTGGATCGATTACGACGGAGCGACCAACACGCTAAGCGTTTTTGTTTCCGATTCCAACAGCAAACCGAACACGGCATCGTTGGTGACGAACGTGGACCTGCAATCGCAGCTTGGGGATCGTTTCTTTGCCGGGTTCACCGCAAGCAATTACAACTTGCCCAATGCTCATAAGATCGGTTCGTGGTCGATGGAGATCCAGGATGACTACGGCATCGGAGGCGTGACCACTTATGCGGTCGGGCAGAGTCAGATCTCGGTGGGCGAATCGGCCGGGACCACCCAATTCCAAATTGTGCGAACCGGCGACATTTCGCAGGCGGGTTCGGTGCGTTACCAAAGCAGCAACCTATCGGCAACCGCCGGCAGCGATTACACAGCGGTCAGTGGCATCGCCAACTTTGCCGCCAATCAATCGGTGGTCCAAGTGCAGTTAACCATCTTGGATGACGACGAAACCGAATCGGCTGAATCGTTTCGGCTGTCGCTGAGTGATCCCGACGCCGGCGTGTTGGGGACGCGACAAACAACGACCGTGACGATTTACGATGACGAACAAGCCGTTCCTAGTTTCGCAAGCTTTGCATCGGGAGACCCGGTCAAACTCAATGGCGGAGCCTCGATCACGGGCGGCGCGTTGCAGGTGACGTCGGATTCGCCTTACCAGGTTGGATCGGCGTTCTTTAACTCACCCATCAACGTCACCGAGAATACCTCCTTTCGAACAAGTTTTGCCTTTCAAATCAATGGCGGGGCGGGGGCCAGTGGCGCGGACGGATTTGCGTTCGTGCTACAGAACTCGCCGAGCGGCAGCAGTGCGTTGGGCGGTGGCGCAGGATGGCTCGGGTATGGTGGCATCTCACGAAGCGTCGCGATCGAATTTGATACGTGGCGAAACGGATGGGACCAATTCAATGACGAAATTGCCGTCACACTTAATGGTGACTTTCAAAATCAACGAGCCGCTGTGGTCGCGCCGACCAATCTGAATTCGGGTTCGGTCAAATATGCTTGGGTCGATTACGACGGGACCACCAATGAATTGACGGTTTACGTTTCCGATACCAATCAACGCCCCACGTCACCAAGCTTGACGACGCAAATCGATTTGCGTGCGGTGGTTGGCAGCCAGTTTTATGCCGGATTCACGGCAAGTAACTACAACGTGCCCAACGCGCATCGGATTGTTTCTTGGGCAATGGACGTGGACGAACAAGCGATTGATCCACCGTCACCCACGTTTGTATTGAACAGCAACCGAGTAAGCGTTGGTGAAAAAGACGGCCAGGTTGTCTTGCAAGTTCGCCGCACCGGCGATCTGTCCCAAGTGGCGTCGGTTCGCTACGAAACGACCAACCAAACCGCGATTGCGGGCAGCGACTACACCGCAAAAAGCGGAACGTTGTCGTTTGGCGTCAATCAATCCGTCGCCGAAATTGTGATCGACATCCTGGATGATGCCGAGGCCGAGTCGCTGGAATCCTTCACCGTTTCGTTGTCCAATCCGAGTGGTGCGGTACTGGGCAGCATTCAATCCGCGGTGGTGAATATTCTAGATGACGAGCAGTCGCTACCGAATTTTGCCAGCTTTGATGCTGACAACCTCATCACCCGCAACGGTAGTGCCTCGGTGACGGGCGGGCGTCTTCAAATCACGTCGGCGGCGCCCTACCAAGCGGGGTCGGCTTTTTACAATGATGCGATTGAGCTGACCAGCAACACCTCGTTCCAAACGAACTTTTCGTTCGCCATCAATGGTGGATCCGGATCGAGCGGCGCCGATGGATTTGCGTTGGTGCTGCAAAATTCGCCGCAAGGTCTACGGGCGCTCGGCGGAAACGGGGGATGGCTCGGCTACGGTGGGATTGCGAAAAGTGTTGCGATCGAATTTGATACTTGGAAAAACAGTTGGGATGCGTTCAGCGACGAGGTGTCGGTGAATCTGAACGGGGATTTTCAGAACTCCATCGGCGCTGCCGCATCGCCGATCAATCTGAACTCGGGTAGCGTCGGCTACGCCTGGGTCGACTACGATGGAACGACCAACACACTGCGTGTTTATCTGTCGGAAAATAACCAAAAGCCAACCACTCCGACGTTGGTCCGTAACATTGACTTGGCCGCCACGTTAGGCAACCAATTCTATGTTGGCTTTACCGCCAGCAATTACAATCTGCCCAATGCGCATCAGATTTTATCGTGGTCGCTGAACCTTGATGTGCCTGATGATCCAAGCAACAGCGGTCCAGGAACATTCGGGTTGCAGTCGTCTCAAATCACCGTGAATGAATCCGCGGGCGAAGCAATCGTCGGCGTTGTTCGTACCGGCAATGCATCGAGTGCCGCTTCGATCAATTATCAAACCTATGACAAGACCGGGGCACAAGCGGCAACCGCATCTGCCGACTATTTACAAACCAGCGGCGTGTTGCGATTCGAAGCAGGGCAACGTTATGCCGAGATCCGAATTCCACTGTTGAATGATGATTTAGAAGAAGGGCTTGAAGCGTTTGTTTTGACGATTGACAACCCGGTCAATGCCGAACTAGGGGTTCCGCGAACTGCAACGATTTCGATTCTCGATGATGAACAGCAACTTCCGTCGTACGTTGATTTCAGTTCGTCCGAATTCATCAATCTCAATGGAAACGCGTCGCTGAGCGGTGGCTATTTGCAATTGACATCCAATGCGGCCTACCAAGCCGGATCGGCGTTTTATTCCAACTCGATTGACGTCACGTCGACATCGTCGTTCCAAACCAGTTTTAGCTTCCAGATGGACCAGGGCTGGGGCAGCGGTGGTGCTGATGGCATCGCGTTTGTGATGCAGAATTCGGCGGCGGGTTCCGATGCGATTGGCTATGGATCGTATGGACTCGGCTACGGTGGACTCGCCAACAGTGTCGCGATTGAACTTGATACCTGGAAAAATGGGTTTGATAAATTCGGTGACGAGATCGCGATTGTCGTGAACGGCAACGTGCAAAACGCACTGGCGCAGGCCCCTGCCCCGATCAATCTCAATTCAGGCGGAGTCTATTACGCGTGGATCGACTACAACGGTGACAGCAACGTGCTTGCCGTCTACGTCTCCGACACGCCCGAAAAGCCAGGCTTGGCAAACGTCCGAGCGACGATCGCACTGGATCAGATCGTTGGCAACCAAATGTACGTGGGCTTTTCTGCCGCTGATTATGATCGCCCCAATCGCCACCGGATTGCATCGTGGTGGATGAATTCGCAGACTCCGGTTGCGGATCCCGGAGTCCTGCCCACCGGCGAAATCCAGACGAAAATTGTGCATAGCGGTTTGAACCAACCGACGGCAATCGATTGGTCGGATGATGGTCGCAATCTATACGTCTCGGAGAAAGCGGGCGTCGTTAAGGTTTACCGAGACGCCCAACGGGTTTCGGATCCGATCATTGATATCTCGCGGATCGTCAACAACGTTTCGGATCGTGGGTTGCTTGATGTTGCGGTGCATCCCGATTTGGAAAACAACCCTTACATGTACCTGCTGTATACCTATGATCCACCGGAGGTGTGGAATCATGTCGGCAATGGTTTAGCGGGACCTGATGGAACGGGCAATCGCGTTGGACAATTGATGCGAATCACGCTCGATGAGACCACGAATTTCACGACGATGGTGGCGGGATCGGAAACGATTCTGTTGGGTAATGCGAGCACTTGGGACAATTTCAACGCGTTCACCAACAGTGTCACCAATATGGCCGAGCCGCCTGCGGGACAGAATGCGGATGGTTCGTACATTCAAGACTTCATCAACAGCGATAGCACGACGCATTCGATTGCGTCGCTCGAATTCGCCCCCGACGGCAGTCTGTTTGTTTCGATCGGTGACGGTGCCAGTTACAACCAAATGGATCCGCGTGCCGTGCGTGTCCAGGACATCGATAGCTTGTCCGGCAAAGTGTTGCGAATCGATCCGGTCACGGGCCAAGGCTTGTCCGACAATCCGTTCTTCAATGGCGACGCCGACGCGAATCGATCCAAAGTCTATCAACTCGGACTACGCAATCCGTTCCGGATCGCCGTGGACGACGCCACCGGCCGATTGTTCATCGGCGATGTGGGCTGGACCACGTGGGAAGAAATCAACACCGGCGACCCAGGCACCAATTTTGGCTGGCCTTACTACGAAGGCGGGCAGGGCTACAACATTGTGACGCCCGGAGGCTACCTTGGACTTCCGGCTGGACAACAGTTCTTGGCCAATGGTGGGGAAGCCACTCCGTCGATCATCGCGCTCAGCCATGCGGGGGATGGCATCAACGCGATTGTGATGGGGGACGTCATTCGCGGCGGCGACCTCGGACTGCTTTACGAAGGCGACATTATCTTCAATGATCTTGGTCAAGGAATCGTGCGACGTGCGTCCGTGGACGCCGATGGAAATGTCACCGATGTGTCCGTCTTTACCACCGGAGCTCAGTACGTGGTCGATATGCGTCAGGGGATCGACGGCGAGATGTACTTTGTCGACCTTTTGGATGGCCAGATCGGCCGCTGGGAAGTGGTCTAG
- the glf gene encoding UDP-galactopyranose mutase, which translates to MYDYVIVGAGFFGSVFARRMTDAGSKCLVIEKRSHIAGNCYTDNVDGIHVHQYGPHIFHTNDEGVWNFVNQFARFSRFSYRPKVNFRGRMLSFPINLTTLNQLWGVKTPQEAEQRLAAERVPIDAPANLEEWVLSQVGQEIYETFVYGYTKKQWGREPKELPSSIIRRLPIRLTWNDDYFNDRFCGIPEGGYTQLFKNLLSGIAVETDVDFLSDRDRFESRSKRIVYTGPLDRLFEYQLGAHDWRGLRFERQVIPVSDYQGIAAINYTDAETPYTRCVEHKHFDPVQSDHTVITHEYPADWKVGDEMYYPVNNDQGERLQQRYVDMLPDNYLIGGRLATYRYYDMHQVIASAMHLADKEITRRSGRILQIPKHASPTRRAA; encoded by the coding sequence ATGTATGACTACGTAATCGTCGGAGCCGGATTCTTTGGTTCGGTCTTCGCAAGACGGATGACCGACGCGGGTTCAAAGTGTCTGGTCATCGAAAAACGAAGCCATATCGCGGGAAACTGCTATACCGACAACGTCGATGGCATCCACGTCCACCAATACGGCCCGCATATCTTTCATACCAACGACGAAGGCGTTTGGAACTTTGTCAATCAGTTCGCACGCTTCAGTCGATTCAGCTATCGGCCCAAAGTCAATTTCCGGGGGCGGATGCTCTCGTTTCCAATCAATTTGACAACACTGAATCAACTGTGGGGCGTCAAAACACCACAGGAAGCGGAGCAGCGATTGGCCGCGGAACGCGTGCCCATCGACGCCCCTGCCAATCTCGAAGAATGGGTGTTGTCGCAAGTTGGCCAGGAAATCTACGAAACGTTTGTGTACGGCTACACCAAAAAACAGTGGGGCCGCGAACCCAAAGAATTGCCCAGCTCGATCATTCGCCGCTTACCGATTCGATTGACCTGGAATGATGACTATTTCAACGATCGATTCTGCGGGATTCCCGAAGGCGGTTACACCCAACTGTTCAAGAACTTGTTGTCTGGGATCGCCGTGGAAACCGATGTCGATTTCCTGAGTGATCGTGACCGTTTCGAATCGCGTAGCAAACGCATCGTCTACACCGGTCCATTGGATCGATTGTTCGAATACCAGCTGGGCGCCCACGATTGGCGAGGCCTACGATTCGAGCGACAAGTCATCCCCGTGTCCGATTACCAGGGCATCGCAGCGATCAACTATACCGACGCCGAAACGCCATACACGCGGTGCGTCGAGCACAAGCATTTTGATCCCGTCCAAAGCGATCATACCGTGATCACCCACGAGTACCCTGCGGATTGGAAGGTGGGCGATGAGATGTATTACCCCGTCAATAACGATCAAGGCGAACGATTGCAGCAGCGTTATGTCGACATGTTGCCGGACAACTATTTGATCGGGGGACGCTTGGCAACGTATCGCTATTACGACATGCACCAAGTGATCGCGTCGGCAATGCACTTAGCCGACAAAGAGATCACGCGTCGTTCGGGACGCATCCTGCAAATCCCCAAGCATGCATCGCCCACGCGGCGAGCCGCCTGA
- a CDS encoding PilN domain-containing protein translates to MTSPSSQQKNDIERGKLFGLWIENRMVQVAIATPIQGERYRLEIDAIRCPMANGWLTASHASAFADAIATLVDRHDMRRGTVCLSLDGDICVNRITLGTSDTVDHELSTLQHRVPRYLQLGPGQKVTGLQRTRIDSQSDYAATSVANESVMRMIYDTLRESDIEVAWAEPSLISMARLIGHTSIDSPHPQLIADGTGTRWNVGIIHEGRLILDYRPATAKTVEALQATLDGHISRLQRFCHRHLGIDGGGLKTLLICGTAEKVIDAAERFRRSVEFDAVVLRVPPCPQLYDISSVDCESHCVPAVASVLPLMLGVTVDQVPDLLRDVRRAPELSLPAQFLRVAWPALVAALFLILSFSLLGHARRHAADLKQGTEQVQAQVVATQARMTDLARKREWLEHLRTVERHSAEVDWMALLRQITQCLPDLAKLNEYRIESGSHVRIEGTVLEERVVYEILEQLRQLPEVSEVALHSTTPEANSEATRFSIRLTMTPRHPHSVEPAQHE, encoded by the coding sequence ATGACGAGTCCGTCATCCCAACAAAAAAACGACATTGAACGCGGCAAGCTGTTTGGTTTGTGGATTGAAAACCGAATGGTTCAAGTTGCGATCGCCACCCCGATCCAAGGGGAACGCTATCGGCTTGAAATTGACGCGATTCGCTGTCCGATGGCCAACGGCTGGTTAACCGCGTCGCATGCTTCGGCCTTTGCCGACGCGATTGCCACGTTGGTCGATCGTCATGACATGCGTCGTGGCACGGTTTGTTTGTCGTTGGATGGGGACATTTGCGTCAATCGAATCACGCTCGGTACGTCCGACACGGTCGACCATGAATTGTCGACGCTGCAACATCGCGTGCCACGCTATCTGCAATTGGGGCCAGGCCAAAAGGTCACCGGATTGCAGCGAACTCGCATCGATTCGCAATCCGACTACGCCGCTACCAGCGTGGCAAATGAATCGGTCATGCGAATGATTTACGACACACTGCGTGAAAGCGATATCGAAGTCGCCTGGGCGGAACCTTCGTTGATCAGCATGGCTCGATTGATCGGCCACACCAGCATCGATTCCCCTCATCCGCAATTGATCGCCGATGGAACGGGGACACGCTGGAACGTGGGAATCATTCATGAAGGGCGGCTGATTCTGGATTACCGTCCGGCAACCGCCAAAACGGTCGAAGCGCTGCAGGCGACGTTGGACGGGCACATTTCCCGACTACAACGTTTCTGTCATCGCCACTTGGGGATCGACGGTGGCGGACTGAAGACACTATTGATTTGCGGCACCGCAGAGAAAGTCATCGATGCCGCGGAACGGTTTCGCCGCAGCGTCGAATTTGACGCGGTCGTCCTCCGGGTTCCCCCGTGCCCGCAACTGTACGACATCAGCAGCGTGGATTGTGAATCGCACTGTGTTCCCGCCGTCGCTTCGGTGCTGCCGCTGATGCTTGGTGTGACGGTCGATCAAGTTCCCGATCTGCTTCGTGATGTCCGCCGAGCTCCCGAGCTTTCGCTGCCCGCTCAATTCCTGCGTGTCGCATGGCCTGCGTTGGTGGCGGCTTTGTTTCTCATACTCAGCTTCAGCTTGCTCGGTCATGCTCGCCGTCACGCGGCAGATTTGAAACAGGGGACCGAACAGGTCCAGGCTCAGGTGGTTGCCACTCAAGCACGGATGACCGACCTGGCACGCAAACGAGAATGGCTTGAACATCTCAGGACCGTTGAACGTCATTCCGCCGAAGTCGATTGGATGGCGCTGCTGCGTCAGATCACACAATGTTTACCGGATCTGGCGAAATTAAATGAATATCGAATCGAATCGGGTTCGCATGTTCGGATCGAGGGCACGGTGCTCGAAGAGCGCGTGGTGTACGAAATCCTCGAACAATTGCGACAATTGCCTGAGGTTAGCGAAGTGGCGCTGCATTCCACCACGCCCGAAGCGAATTCCGAAGCGACCCGATTCTCGATTCGTTTGACCATGACTCCGCGTCACCCCCACTCTGTGGAGCCAGCACAACATGAATAA